In Fibrobacter sp., a single window of DNA contains:
- a CDS encoding TIGR02147 family protein encodes MFARNKINIYDYLDYRLFLRDFYDLEKSLDPTFSYRVFATAVDIDASLLVKILRSKRHLSDTSVNTFVAFFNFKDGKSEYFREMVAYGKAKTPDAIRKHFETLQKMRPSRCRMLDEARYRYFQQWYYPMVRSALDVYEYRGEQDAVSLGNSCIPKLTAAQIVTSVEALLQLELAKRNEQGRIVPSDAHVRTQDHWLSASISEYQKTVTELGRQSIENIPKENRDISTLTMALDSSQIEKIRGILADARKSIVNVVNSMPAEQCDSVYQLNFQMFPMMKKVRS; translated from the coding sequence ATGTTTGCCAGAAATAAAATCAACATCTATGATTATCTGGATTACCGGCTTTTTTTGCGGGATTTCTATGACTTGGAAAAATCTCTTGATCCGACTTTTAGCTATCGAGTTTTTGCAACAGCTGTGGACATAGATGCAAGCCTTCTCGTGAAAATTTTGCGATCGAAACGCCACTTGTCTGATACTTCTGTAAATACGTTTGTTGCATTCTTTAATTTCAAGGATGGCAAATCGGAGTATTTCCGGGAGATGGTTGCTTATGGAAAAGCTAAGACACCTGATGCAATCCGAAAGCATTTTGAAACCTTACAGAAAATGCGTCCATCCCGTTGCCGTATGCTGGATGAGGCACGCTACCGCTATTTCCAGCAGTGGTATTATCCGATGGTACGTTCTGCTTTGGATGTTTATGAATATAGAGGCGAACAGGATGCTGTGTCGCTAGGAAATTCCTGCATTCCAAAGCTTACTGCAGCGCAAATTGTGACGTCGGTGGAAGCTCTCCTTCAGTTGGAACTTGCAAAAAGAAACGAACAAGGTCGTATTGTTCCTTCGGATGCTCACGTTCGCACGCAGGATCACTGGCTCAGCGCGTCTATCAGTGAATATCAGAAAACCGTGACGGAATTGGGTCGGCAGTCTATTGAAAATATTCCCAAGGAAAATCGCGACATTAGCACCTTGACTATGGCGTTGGATTCCTCGCAAATTGAAAAAATCCGTGGAATTTTGGCGGATGCTCGTAAATCCATCGTGAACGTGGTGAATTCCATGCCGGCTGAACAATGCGATAGTGTTTATCAATTAAATTTTCAGATGTTCCCCATGATGAAAAAGGTTCGGTCATGA